One window of the Delphinus delphis chromosome 20, mDelDel1.2, whole genome shotgun sequence genome contains the following:
- the RPS9 gene encoding small ribosomal subunit protein uS4, which produces MPVARSWVCRKTYVTPRRPFEKSRLDQELKLIGEYGLRNKREVWRVKFTLAKIRKAARELLTLDEKDPRRLFEGNALLRRLVRIGVLDEGKMKLDYILGLKIEDFLERRLQTQVFKLGLAKSIHHARVLIRQRHIRVRKQVVNIPSFIVRLDSQKHIDFSLRSPYGGGRPGRVKRKNAKKGQGGAGAGDDEEED; this is translated from the exons ATGCCGGTGGCCCGGAGCTGGGTTTGTCGCAAAACCTATGTGACCCCGCGGAGACCCTTCGAGAAGTCCCGCCTCGACCAAGAGCTGAAGCTGATCG GCGAGTATGGGCTTCGGAACAAACGTGAGGTCTGGAGGGTCAAATTTACCCTGGCCAAGATCCGCAAGGCTGCCCGGGAGCTGCTGACGCTGGATGAGAAAGACCCGCGGCGTCTGTTTGAAG GCAATGCCCTGCTGCGGCGACTCGTCCGTATCGGGGTGCTGGATGAGGGCAAGATGAAGCTGGATTACATCTTGGGCCTGAAGATTGAGGATTTCTTGGAGAGACGCCTGCAGACCCAGGTCTTCAAGCTGGGCCTGGCCAAGTCCATCCACCACGCCCGTGTGCTGATCCGCCAGCGCCATATCAG GGTCCGCAAGCAGGTGGTGAACATCCCGTCCTTCATTGTCCGCCTGGACTCCCAGAAGCACATCGACTTCTCCCTCCGTTCTCCGTACGGGGGCGGCCGCCCAGGCCGCGTGAAGAGGAAGAACGCCAAGAAGGGCCAGGGCGGGGCTGGAGCTGGCGATGACGAGGAGGAGGATTGA